Proteins encoded together in one Candidatus Sulfotelmatobacter sp. window:
- a CDS encoding redoxin domain-containing protein, producing the protein MELEALQQIVSEVRALGAEMVVVTPELERYTRALHKKLNLTFDILTDLHLKTAEQFGLVFTLPDYLRELYKSFGSTLDRFNDESEYRLPMPSSYVIDKQGVIRAADVNADYTIRPEPSETLKQLRAIVS; encoded by the coding sequence ATGGAGCTGGAGGCTCTACAGCAAATCGTTTCCGAGGTGCGAGCCTTGGGGGCGGAGATGGTCGTCGTCACTCCTGAACTCGAGCGCTACACGCGAGCTCTGCACAAGAAACTGAACCTGACTTTTGACATATTGACCGACCTTCATCTGAAGACGGCAGAGCAGTTTGGGCTTGTCTTTACACTGCCGGATTACCTCCGCGAGCTATACAAATCATTCGGGAGTACTCTGGACCGATTTAACGACGAATCGGAATACCGCTTGCCGATGCCGTCGAGCTACGTGATCGACAAGCAAGGAGTCATTCGTGCGGCGGATGTAAACGCAGACTATACCATCCGGCCTGAGCCTTCCGAAACCCTCAAACAGCTGCGTGCGATAGTTAGTTGA
- a CDS encoding dipeptidase — protein sequence MASSAVDFARTNQQRFLNELKDLLRIPSVSTLEEHKPDIQKAADYVANNLRRIGMENVEIIPTKGHPLIYADWLHAAGKPTVLCYAHYDVQPAEPLNEWITPPFEPTERKNNLYARGAVDDKGQLWMEVKALESLMQSGGGKLPINVKVIFEGEEEVGGAAIAEYIRKQKAKLKADFALVCDTELFAPDLPTLCVGLRGLVYTEIEAQGAKTDLHSGMYGGAAPNPLFALIEIIGKLKDAKGKILIPGFYKGVKAPTAAELKAWKRLPFNEEHYRKAEVGSKVLTGEPGYSVLYRTWARPTLEVHGMPGGFVAPGAKTVIPAKASAKVSMRLVPNQDADDVFKKYSAFVKKLTPKGVETKIKVHSKGPAAVIGTDNRFIKAATEALHDTFRKETVFIRSGGSIPIVTDFQDVLKIPSVMMGFGLPDDNLHAPNEKFHIPNFHRGIETICRFFEKLG from the coding sequence ATGGCCTCGTCCGCAGTCGATTTTGCCCGCACCAATCAGCAGCGCTTCCTCAACGAACTCAAGGATCTCCTCCGCATTCCCAGCGTCAGCACTCTGGAAGAACACAAGCCCGACATTCAAAAGGCCGCCGACTACGTGGCCAACAACCTGCGCCGCATCGGCATGGAAAATGTCGAAATCATCCCCACCAAAGGCCATCCGCTCATTTACGCCGACTGGCTGCATGCCGCCGGCAAGCCCACGGTGCTTTGCTACGCCCACTACGACGTCCAACCCGCCGAGCCGCTCAACGAATGGATCACGCCGCCGTTCGAGCCCACCGAGCGCAAAAACAACCTCTACGCCCGTGGCGCGGTCGACGACAAAGGCCAGCTCTGGATGGAAGTCAAAGCCCTCGAATCTCTCATGCAATCCGGCGGCGGCAAGCTGCCCATTAACGTGAAAGTCATTTTTGAAGGCGAAGAAGAAGTCGGCGGCGCTGCCATCGCGGAATATATTCGCAAGCAGAAAGCCAAACTCAAAGCCGATTTCGCTCTCGTCTGCGACACCGAACTTTTCGCGCCCGATCTTCCCACCCTATGCGTCGGGTTGCGCGGCCTGGTTTACACCGAAATTGAAGCCCAGGGCGCCAAGACCGATTTGCACTCCGGCATGTACGGGGGCGCGGCCCCGAATCCACTGTTCGCCCTGATCGAAATCATCGGCAAACTGAAAGACGCCAAGGGAAAGATTCTCATCCCCGGCTTTTACAAAGGCGTGAAGGCACCGACCGCAGCGGAACTCAAAGCCTGGAAGCGCCTGCCCTTCAACGAAGAGCACTACCGCAAGGCCGAAGTGGGATCGAAAGTCCTCACCGGAGAACCCGGCTACTCGGTCCTCTACCGCACCTGGGCGCGCCCCACGCTGGAAGTCCACGGCATGCCCGGAGGCTTCGTCGCCCCCGGTGCAAAAACCGTAATTCCTGCGAAGGCGAGCGCGAAAGTTTCCATGCGCCTGGTCCCCAACCAGGACGCAGATGATGTCTTCAAGAAATACTCCGCCTTCGTGAAGAAGCTCACGCCCAAGGGAGTTGAAACGAAAATCAAAGTGCACAGCAAAGGCCCGGCCGCCGTAATCGGCACCGATAATCGCTTCATCAAAGCCGCCACCGAAGCCCTGCACGACACATTTAGGAAAGAAACCGTCTTCATTCGCAGCGGCGGCTCCATCCCCATCGTCACCGACTTCCAGGACGTCCTGAAAATTCCCAGCGTCATGATGGGCTTCGGCCTCCCCGACGACAATCTGCACGCCCCCAACGAAAAATTCCACATTCCCAATTTCCACCGCGGAATCGAAACCATCTGCCGCTTCTTCGAAAAGCTAGGCTAA